One stretch of Thalassophryne amazonica chromosome 19, fThaAma1.1, whole genome shotgun sequence DNA includes these proteins:
- the slc18b1 gene encoding MFS-type transporter SLC18B1, with translation MDQHVDHQTENGGVLEAAAPRRRMSRQQILTLISVASVNFSSMICYSILGPFFPNEAVKKGANQTVVGLIFGCFAVCNLIGSLILGKYIVHIGAKLMLVTGLFMSSICTILFGLLDRAPAGAAFIVLCFVVRSIDAVGFAAAMTSSFAITAKIFPDNVATVFGSLEIFTGLGLILGPPVGGWFYQSFGYEVPFLILGCFLLIMVPFNLYVLPSIEADPSKDSFFRLLTHLKIVLICFVVFTLSAGLGFIDATLSLFAIAKFSLSPGYVGLIMIGLSIPYCLASPLIGFFTDKYPATRPWFMVCGGFATAASFCLLGPAPFLHIPSLLWLVVVMLGVIGFSLGVTGIPTFPEIISCAYEHGFEEGLSTLGMVSGLFGAVWSLGMFYGPIVGGLITQNLSFEWASTVQGSLCGLAALLLTLYYLCQRLTPQRVHENGGRCVDESTPLLDD, from the exons ATGGACCAGCACGTTGATCATCAAACAG AAAACGGAGGTGTGTTAGAAGCAGCAGCTCCTCGAAGGAGGATGTCCAGACAGCAGATCCTCACATTAATATCTGTGGCTTCTGTCAACTTCAGCTCCATGATCTGTTACTCAATCTTAGGACCATTTTTCCCcaatgag GCAGTAAAGAAAGGAGCCAACCAGACGGTCGTTGGACTCATATTTGGCTGCTTCGCTGTCTGCAATTTAATTGGTTCATTGATACTAGGAAAATAT aTTGTCCATATTGGTGCAAAGTTGATGCTTGTTACAGGCCTGTTTATGTCATCAATCTGCACCATTCTTTTTGG GTTACTTGATCGGGCTCCTGCAGGAGCCGCGTTCATCGTTCTCTGCTTTGTGGTCAGATCCATCGATGCCGTGGGCTTTGCAGCTGCGATGACCTCCTCGTTTGCCATCACAGCAAAAATATTCCCAGACAACGTTGCAACTGTTTTC GGAAGTTTAGAGATTTTCACAGGACTCGGGCTGATCCTGGGGCCGCCGGTCGGAGGCTGGTTCTACCAGTCGTTTGGATATGAGGTCCCGTTTCTGATTCTTGGGTGTTTCCTGTTGATAATGGTTCCTTTCAACCTTTACGTTCTACCGAGCATCG AAGCAGATCCCTCAAAAGATTCCTTCTTTAGGCTTCTGACCCACCTGAAAATAGTGCTCATCTGTTTTGTGGTCTTCACACTAAGTGCAGGATTGGGCTTCATAGATGCCACTTTGTCCCTGTTTGCCATTGCAAag TTTAGCCTGTCCCCCGGCTACGTAGGACTCATCATGATTGGTCTATCCATACCTTATTGCCTGGCATCACCGCTAATTGGGTTTTTTACAGATAAATATCCG GCCACCAGGCCGTGGTTCATGGTGTGTGGAGGCTTCGCCACAGCCGCCAGCTTCTGTCTGCTTGGACCCGCCCCCTTTCTGCACATCCCGAG TCTCTTGTGGTTGGTGGTCGTCATGCTTGGCGTAATTGGATTTTCACTTGGCGTGACTGGAATCCCCACCTTCCCAGAGATAATCTCCTGTGCATA TGAACATGGATTTGAAGAAGGTCTCAGTACTCTTGGAATGGTATCTGGACTGTTTGGGGCAGTTTGGTCTTTGGG gatgttTTATGGGCCAATCGTCGGTGGCCTTATCACCCAAAACCTGAGCTTTGAGTGGGCGTCTACAGTTCAAGGAAGCCTCTGCGGTTTAGCT